In Methylomonas sp. ZR1, one DNA window encodes the following:
- a CDS encoding helix-turn-helix transcriptional regulator has product MEDKNDTILYDDNDINRAARCLKAMSHPLRLKILCVLGNNSISVQEIVEQVGTSQSNISQHLAILRDKGILDYKKEANRVYYFIDDERVTHLIQMMRSVFCGT; this is encoded by the coding sequence ATGGAAGACAAAAACGATACCATCCTCTACGACGACAACGATATTAATCGGGCCGCGCGCTGCTTGAAAGCGATGTCTCATCCGTTGCGCCTGAAAATCCTTTGCGTACTCGGCAATAACTCGATTAGCGTACAAGAGATCGTTGAGCAAGTTGGCACGAGTCAAAGCAATATTTCCCAGCACTTGGCAATACTGCGAGACAAGGGCATTCTCGATTACAAAAAAGAAGCCAATCGGGTTTACTATTTTATCGACGATGAGCGTGTAACACACCTGATTCAAATGATGCGCAGCGTTTTTTGCGGCACGTAA